The genomic window GTGTAACCTCGGCCTCATCAGCTGTGTCTTACTGAGTTAGGTACACGAGGTAATTGCGATCCTGCGTTTGTATTTGTAGGTAGGAATCGTGGGTTATTTTGTAGTAGTTAGGTATATGGTAGAATGACTAGGTTTTATGCAAATCTTTTAGTTTGAAgtgtgaaatattatgtttagatTCTATGCCTTATTCCCTAATACCAATAGGTAATACTATATTTCGTTGTTTGTCGTTGATTTGATTTTcgttgtgttattttttttataatatttatacccCTTTACACACAACAAAAAAACTTCATATTTAAATGAACAGCATATaactttatgaaatgttaaagtaatttataaaattcaattaatttactacaatattcattgataaataaataaaggtctTACTGTCTGGATGCTAGGCCAACCATATTTTATAGTGGAAGcccaatataaaataatgccagaaaatacattaaaattataaaaaaatcacaaaacttTCCAAAACGTCCACCATCGACCTCTTTCTCTTTGAAGTCGGCTAAAAATAACCAATCTCTTCTTTTTCAGCATCTGAAGACATGTTGGAATCCATAGACGAGCTGAAAGAGCGCCTCTCATCCATGAAGCGGATGATGGAGGAACGTAAAGCAGCAGGGTCCGGCACCAAAGACCTGTTCCAAGGTCAGGCCAGGAGTCTGCAAGGCACCACCATGATTGATGGGAACTTCTTAAGCTTCGTCTTCGGAGGCTCTCTCTTCGTGATCCTCAGTGTA from Anticarsia gemmatalis isolate Benzon Research Colony breed Stoneville strain chromosome 21, ilAntGemm2 primary, whole genome shotgun sequence includes these protein-coding regions:
- the LOC142982186 gene encoding uncharacterized protein LOC142982186, whose amino-acid sequence is MSPEKEAEASEDMLESIDELKERLSSMKRMMEERKAAGSGTKDLFQGQARSLQGTTMIDGNFLSFVFGGSLFVILSVSVYAFYNLYHAVLKKFPSTHTEL